Proteins found in one Planococcus citri chromosome 2, ihPlaCitr1.1, whole genome shotgun sequence genomic segment:
- the LOC135835842 gene encoding fatty acyl-CoA reductase wat-like gives MSSEVQNFFSSKTIFITGATGFQGQMLLSKLLCSCPEIRCIYLLIREKGGKRINERIKEIFDSSVFERAKDLHPDYESKVKAIQGDCFENHLGISDHDRAIIENEVDIVFHVASIVNYDAPLRKAGYVNVRSLDILLGMAKKMTKLKAFVYVSTAYSACTETKFIQEEFHNPPVKPKKLLSLIDQLDDTILTEITPRLMKSNPDMYLFTKSIAEDLCREKAAELPICIFRPAAVLPTYKEPAPGWINNSYGMAGVLQNNAMGLTKVICADKTCKASLVPGDYSTNALILSAYHMSRSWESKSEESEFEVPIINYSNCATKFGVTWGNFVKEYSKSVEKYPFTKMVNLPSLNLVNNYLLYRFLVFIHIIIPDIYDTFFLIIRSNFRWKKVYRESQYYLNAMIPITTQELTVTNHNISEIWSSLSKKDKKLFYCNLDDLNTEQYFDVLTRGIRLYLAKDKETTVQRAQQRRNGFLIAYYAIGAVLSLVGVVFSCLVGRIFINLYFN, from the exons ATGTCGTCCGAAgtgcaaaactttttttcctccaaaacgATATTTATCACCGGAGCAACTGGCTTCCAAGGACAAATGTTGCTTTCAAAATTGCTGTG CTCGTGTCCAGAAATACGTTGTATTTACCTATTAATCAGAGAAAAAGGAGGGAAACGCATTAATGAGAGGATCAAAGAAATATTCGATAGTTCG gtCTTCGAACGTGCTAAAGATTTACACCCGGATTATGAATCAAAAGTTAAAGCTATACAGGGAGATTGCTTCGAAAATCATCTTGGAATTTCAGACCACGATCGAGctataattgaaaatgaagtcGATATTGTCTTTCACGTCGCTTCGATTGTAAATTACGACGCTCCATTACGAAAAGCTGGTTATGTCAATGTCAGATCCCTGGATATTTTATTGGGCATGGCGAAGAAAATGACGAAATTAAAG gcTTTTGTGTACGTTTCTACGGCATATTCGGCATGCACGGAGACGAAATTTATTCAAGAAGAATTCCACAATCCGCCagtgaaaccaaaaaaattattgtcattAATAGACCAGCTAGATGACACAATTCTCACCGAAATCACTCCAAG ATTAATGAAATCAAATCCAGATATGTATCTGTTTACAAAATCAATTGCCGAAGATTTATGTCGCGAGAAAGCTGCGGAATTACCCATATGCATTTTCAGACCAGCTGCAG tattacctacttacaaggAGCCTGCTCCAGGATGGATAAATAATTCTTACGGTATGGCTGGAGTTCTTCAAAACAATGCGATGGGTCTGACAAAAGTTATATGTGCTGATAAAACTTGCAAAGCTAGCCTAGTTCCCGGAGATTACAGTACAAATGCGTTAATTCTATCTGCCTACCATATGAGTCGAtcctg GGAAAGTAAATCTGAAGAATCCGAATTCGAAGTACCCATAATTAATTACAGCAACTGCGCCACCAAATTCGGAGTTACGTGGGGAAATTTTGTAAAGGAATATTCAAAATCAGTGGAAAAATACCCATttacaaaaatg GTCAATTTACCAAGTCTGAATTTAGTCAATAACTACTTACTGTACAGATTTTTAGTCTTCATTCATATAATCATACCCGATATATATGATACGTTTTTCTTAATTATTCGTTCAAACTTCAG ATGGAAAAAGGTTTATCGCGAATCGCAATATTATTTGAACGCCATGATCCCCATCACCACGCAAGAATTGACTGTAACGAATCATAATATCAGTGAAATATGGTCATCTTTAtctaaaaaggataaaaaactGTTCTATTGCAACTTGGATGACTTGAATACGGAGCAGTATTTCGATGTTCTTACACGTGGGATACGGTTGTATTTAGCCAAGGATAAAGAAACCACAGTGCAGAGAGCTCAACAAAGAAGAAATGG atttcttaTTGCGTATTACGCTATTGGTGCTGTACTTAGCCTTGTAGGAGTAGTTTTCTCATGTTTAGTAGgaagaattttcatcaacttatattTCAATTAA